TGGCCTCTTCGCCGAACCATTCGATGAAGCTGGCGCCATAGGCGATCTCGCCCTTGGCCTCGGCCAGGGGCTTGCCCTGCTCGGCCGTCAGGATGCGGCCCAAGTCGTCCTGGTTTTCCATCATCAGGTCGAACCAGCGGCGCAGCACCTGCGCGCGCTCCTTGGCGGGGCGGGCGGCCCAGTCCCCCATCGCGGCCTGGGCGGCGTCGATGGCGCGGGCGACCTCGGCCCGGCCCAGGTCGGCGACGTTCGCGATCACGTCGCCCCGGGCGGGGTTTCTGACCTCGAAGGTGGCGCCGTCATCGGCATCGACCCATGCGCCCGCCACGAAGGCGCGGGTCTCCAGCAGCGAGGGATCGCGCAGGAGGGTCTTGAGATCGGTGGAATGCTGGGTCATGGCGTCCTCGAAGGCTGGGGTCGGGCGCAGATGACCACGGCCATGGCGCCTTGTCAAAGCGCCCGGGGCCGGGGCCGAATGTGACGGAAACGTGAACGTCGGCCGCGGGCGGGGCGCGCAACTTCCCCCCGAGATGCTGCGTTCATTCATCAATCGCTGAGCTGTCCCTCTTGGCGATCTCTCGGGGGCGGTGCGCTGGTCGCGCCGCCCTTTTTTCATCCGAAGCGCGATTGCCAGCAGGGCTGCAGGTCCCCCGTCAGCGGACGGGCGGCATGGATCGCCCGGGCGATGGCCCGCGCCAGCACACAGGACGCCGCATGGCCAAGCGCGAAGGCGTCGGCCAGTGGGTGGACCAGCGGATCGGGCAGCGGCCGCTCGCCGGTTGAGACGGCAAAGACCAGATCCCCGTCCAGCGGCGTGTGGCTGGGCACCAGCGCCCGCGCCAGCCCGTCGTGGGCGGCGATCGCCATGCGCTGCAGCCCGGCCTTGTCCAAGGCGGCATCGGTGGCGACGATGGCGATGGTCGTGGCCTCGCCAAGCCGTTTGTCGGGGAAGGGCTCGACGGCGGCGGGGAAGTGGCGGGGCAGGCCCAGCCCGCCGAACTCGTCCCCCAGCTCCCACGGGGCGGCCCAGAACTGCGGGCCGTCGCCCACCGTGGCCCGGCCCAAGGCATTCACGACGACCAGCGCCCCCACCGTCACGCCGCTGTCCAGCACTGCCGAGGCCGAGCCCAGCCCGCCTTTCAGCGTGCCGGTCATCGCCCCCATCCCCGCCCCGATGCTGCCCGTCAGGAAATCGGGGTCCGCCGCCGTCCACGCGGCACGGCCAAGCGCGGGATAGGGATTGGCGGTCCAGTCCTTGTCGCCGCCGTTCAGCAGATCGAAGACGATGGCGCCGGGCACGATGGGCACCCGTGCCGGACCGACCGCAAAGCCGCGCCCGGCGGCGTGCAGCGCCTCCATCACCCCGTCGCAGGCGGCCAGGCCGAAGGCCGAGCCGCCCGACAGCACCAGCGCATCGACCCCGCCCACCAGCTTGTCGGGGGCCAGCAGGTCGGTTTCCCGCGTGCCGGGCGCGCCGCCCATCACATGGACGCTGGCCGCCAGGGGGCGGTCGGCGGTCAGCACCGTCACGCCCGATCGCAGCACCACGTCCTGCGCGTTGCCCACGCGCAGCCCGGCCACATCGGTGATCAGGTTGCGCGGGCCCGGGATCATGCCTGCTTTTCCAGCGCCGCGTGGCGGGTCTGGGTCAGCGTGGCGCCGGGGGTCAGTGCCTCGGGGTCCAGGCGCAGTTCGATCACCGCCAGGCGGCCCGACAGGCGGGCGCGCTCGAAGGCGGGGGCCAGATCCTCGTCGCGCTCGACCAGCTCGCCATGCCCGCCATAGGCGCGCGCCAGCGCCGCGAAGTCGGGGTTGAAGAGGTCCGTCCCCGACACGCGCCCCGGATAGTGGCGCTCCTGATGCATGCGGATCGTGCCGTAGCGGCCGTTGTTGGCCACCAGCACGATGGGCGTGGCGCCGTATTGCGCGGCGGTGGACAGCTCGTTCACGGTCATCTGCAGGCAGCCGTCGCCCGCCAGGCAGACCACCATCCGCCCCGGATGCGCGAGGCTGGCGGAAATGGCCGCCGGCAGCCCGTAGCCCATCGAGCCCGAGGTGGGCGCCAGCTGCGTGCCGAAGCACTGCCAGCGGTAATAGCGGTGCAGGAAGGACGCATAGTTGCCCGCGCCGTTTGTCACGATGGCATCGGCGGGCAGGTTGCCGGCCAGCCAGGTCACCACCTGTTCCATCCGCAGGGCGCCGGGGGTGGGGCGGGGCGTCTGCCAGGCCTCGTAGGCGCCGCGCAGGCGGGTGCGCCAGTCGGACCAGCGCGGGGCGGGGGCCTCGCACCTGGTCAGCGCCGCCACCACCGCGCGCGGATCGGCCACCAGCCCCGGATCGGCCCGCCACAACCGGCCCAGCTGGTCGGGATCGGGATGGACATGGATGATCCGCGCATGCGGGCGCACCGGGTCCATCAGCGCGTAGCCATCCGTCAGCGTGTCCCCAAGCCGCGAGCCGAGCGACAGGATCACGTCCGCCTCGGCCAGGGCCGCGCCCAAAGCCGGGTTCATCCCCACCCCCAGATCGCCCACATAGTGCGGCAGGCGGTTGTCCATGCGGTCCTGCCGGCGGAAGGGCACCGCCACCGGCAGATCCCACCGGGCGGCAAACCGCGCCAGATCGTCGGCGGCGGCCTGCGACCACAGGCTGCCGCCCGCGACGACCAGCGGGCGCCGGGCCGACGACAGGGCATCCGCGACGGCCTGCACCGCCTCGGGCGCCACATGGGCCAGGGGCAGGCGGGCGGGGGGCAGGTCGGGGCTGTCGGTCCGGTCCGACAGCATGTCCTCGGGCAGGGCCAGCACGACGGGGCCGGGGCGGCCGGACTGCGCCACATGAAAGGCACGGGTGACATATTCCGCGATCCGGTCGGTCTGGTCGATCTGCGCCACCCATTTGGCCAGGGGCGCGAACATGGCGCGGTAATCCACCTCCTGGAAGGCCTCGCGGTCGCGGTCGCCGCGCGCGATCTGGCCTACGAACAGGATCATCGGCGTGCTGTCCTGCTGGGCCACATGCACGCCCGCGCTGGCATTGGTGGCGCCGGGGCCGCGCGTGACGAAGGCCACGCCGGGCCGCCCGGTCAGCTTGCCCGCGGCCTCGGCCATCATCGCAGCGCCACCCTCGTGGCGGCAGACGACATTGGCGATGCCGCTGTCATGCAGCCCGTCCAGCGCCGCCAGAAAGCTTTCGCCGGGCACCGAGAACACCCGTGTCACCCCGTTCGCCCGCAGCGCCTGGACCAGAACCTGACCGCCATGCCGCATGACCTACCCCCTCATCCCTGTCGATCCGGCGCCTGGCGGACCTGACCGCCGCGCCCCGGCGCCATCAAGGCGCCCCTCCGACAAAAGTGCAAGACGCGATCCGCCGTCCCCCGCCCGCCCGCGCGGGCCGCCGCCGGTGTCGTGCCGATGCGAGGAAACCTTTACACGGGCCCCCGCCGACCCTATCTGACACGGTCATGGCCAAGGATGACGACAGCAAGAACTACAAGGTGATCGCCGAGAACCGGCGCGCCCGGTTCGACTATTTCATCGAGAGCGATCTCGAGGTGGGCATCATGCTGACCGGGTCCGAGGTGAAGTCCCTGCGCACCGGCCAGTCCAACATCGCCGAAAGCTATGCCTCGGTCGAGGGCGGAGAGCTGTGGCTGGTCAACGGCTATATCGCCGCGCTGGCCCGGGCGGGCGTCTTCGGCCACGAGGAACGCCGCCGCCGCAAGCTGCTGGTCAAGTCGCGCGAGCTGGCCCGCCTGTGGCAGGCGACCGCGCGCGAGGGCATGACGCTGGTGCCGCTGGTGATGTATTTCAACCACCGGGGCATCGTGAAGCTGAAGATCGCCGTCGCCAAGGGCAAGAAGAACCACGACAAGCGCGAAACCAGCGCCAATCGCGACTGGAACCGCCAGAAACAGCGGCTTCTGAAGCAGGGATAGCCCCCTGCGGCATTGCAGCCCTGCGCGCGCCCCTGTAGATCGGGGCGGCACAGCAGGGGGCTCAGGGCGATGCAGGACGATCCCAAGACACTGGTCTCGACCGACTGGCTGGCCGCGCATCTGTCGGATCCCGACCTGCGCATCATCGATGCCAGCTGGCACATGCCGGCCTCGGGGCGCGAGGCCCGCGCCGAATACGACGCGGCCCACATCCCCGGCGCGCGCTTCTTCGACATCGACGCGATCAGCGACCAGCGCTCTGCCCTGCCGCACATGGCCCCCCCGGTCGAGTTGTTCATCAGCCGCATGCGCGCGATGGGCATCGGCGACGGCCATCAGGTGGTCATCTACGATAGCTCCGACGTCCGCAGCGCCTTTCGCGTCTGGTGGACCTTCCGCCTGATGGGCAAGGCCGACGTGGCCGTGCTGGACGGCGGCCTGTCCAAGTGGCAGGCCGAGGGCCGCCCGACCGAGGACATGCCCCCCGTCCTGCGCGACCGCCACATCACCGTGCAGCGGCAGGCGGGCCTCGTGCGCGACGTGACGCAGGTCGCGGCGGCCTCCAAGCTGGACGATCACCACATCATCGACGCCCGCAGCCCCGAACGCTTCCGCGGCGAGGCGCCCGAGCCGCGCCCCGGCCTGCGCAGCGGTCATATCCCCGGCGCCCGCAACCTGCCCTTCGGCCGGCTGTTCCATGCCGACGGCACGATGATCGACCCCGACGCCCTGCGCGCCGCCTTCCTGGAGGTCGGGGTCGACCTGACCAAGCCCGCCATCACCACCTGCGGCAGCGGCGTGACCGCCGCGATCCTGTCCTTCGCGCTGGAACGCATCGGCCACCGCAACCACGCGCTCTATGATGGCAGCTGGACCGAATGGGGCAGCTATCCCGACCTGAACATCGCAACCGGAGACGCCTGACATGCTGTCCAACCTCACGGCCCAAGCCCCCGACAAGATCCTGATGCTGATCGAGGAGTTCAAGGCCGACACCCGGCAGGGCAAGATCGACCTGGGCGTGGGCGTCTACAAGGACCCGCAGGGCGTCACCCCGGTCATGCGCGCCGTCAAGGCCGCCGAGCACCGCATCTGGGAGACCCAGACCACCAAGGCCTATACCGGCCTGGCGGGCGAGGCCGAATACCGCAGCGCGCTGGCCTCGATGATCCTGTCCGAGGTGCCCGCCGACCGCCTGGCCTCGGTCGCGACGGTGGGTGGCACTGGCGCGATCCGTCAGGCGCTGGAACTGGCCCGGCTGGCCAATGCGGACGTGCGGGTCTTCGTCTCGGACCCGACCTGGCCCAACCACCTGTCGATCATGAAGTTCATGGGCCTGCCCTTCACCCAATACCGCTATTTCGATGCCGCCACCCGCGGCGTCGATTTCGAGGGGATGAAGGCCGACATCGCGCAGGCCGCCAAGGGCGACATCGTGCTGCTGCACGGCTGCTGCCACAACCCGAGCGGCGCCAACCTGACGCTGGAGCAATGGTCCGAGGTGGCCGGGATCCTGGACGCCTCGGGGGCCATCCCGCTGATCGACCTGGCCTATCAGGGCTTCGGCGACGGGCTGGACGCCGATACCGAGGGCACGCGCCTGATCGCCGCCCGCCTGCCCGAGGTGCTGATCGCCGCCTCCTGCTCGAAGAACTTTGGCATCTACCGCGAACGCACCGGCCTGCTGATGGCGCTGGCCGAAAACACCGCTGCGCGGGATCTGGCGCAGGGCTCGATGGCCTATCTGAACCGCCAGAACTACTCCTTCCCGCCCGACCACGGCGCCCGCATCGTCAGCACCATCCTGACCGACGAGGCGCTGCGCGCCGATTGGGCGGCGGAACTGGAGGAGGTCCGCAATACCATGCTGGCCCTGCGCGACCAGCTGGCGACCGATCTGCGCGACCTGTCGGGCAGCGACCGCTTCGACTTCATCGCCCATCACCGCGGCATGTTCTCACGGTTGGGCGCCACCCCCGAGCAGGTGGCAGCGCTGAAGACCGACGCGGCGATCTACATGGTGAGCGATTCGCGCCTGAACATCGCGGGCCTCAATCGCGACACCGTCCCGATCCTGGCCCGCGCCATCATCGACGCCGGCATCTGACGACGGGCGGGCGGGGGCGCCCGCCTCTGCCTCGCCCCCCTGCGACGGTCCGCAAATATCCTCGGGGGAGTCGCGGGACGCGACGGGGGGCGCGAGCGCGCCCCTGCCGCCCTCACCGCCGCGCCAAGGCCCGCTCGATATAGTCGCGCAACTCCTCGATCTCGTTGCGGCTGTCGCGCAATCCCTCCATCGCGGTCTGCAGCTCGGCCTGCGCGGTGGTCAGCCGCGCGGTACGGTCCTCCAGCACGGCCAGCATCGCCTCGCGCGCCTCCTCGGCCTCGTGCATCTGATGGGCCATGCGGTCCAGTTCGGTCATGTCCGTCCGGGCCGGGCGGGCCAGCCGGTGCACCAGCCAGCTGGCCAGCCAGCCCAGAAGGAAGGCGCCGAACAGGATCAGCGCGGTCACGGTGATGAATTCCGATCGGGTCATTCGTCGGTCGCCTCGTCTGCGGCGCCCGTCCGGCCGGCCACGCTGGCAGGGCGGGCACCGGGGCGCGGGGTGGCTGGATCGGCGTCGAGGACGGGAACCCGCAGGCTCTCCTCGCGCGCTTCCAATGTCTGGAATTCCTCGCTGACGCCCACGGTCATCGGCACCATGCCCGAGGCATCGCGGCTGTGGGGCAGCTGCGGGCCCTGCATCTGCGCAGGCGCCTCGGGCAGCATCGGACCCATGGCCTGCGGCATCACCGGGCCCATGGCGGGCGGCAGGCGCGGCCCCTGCATCGCGCCGGCCATCGCGGGCGGCGGACCATCCGGCAGGGGCACCACGATCTCGCCGGTCACGCCGCTCACCGCCACCGGCGCGGGCAGGGGGGCGCGGCGGACGGGATGCGGGGACAGCAGGCGGAACTCGATGCGGCGGTTGGCCTCGCGGCCCTCGTCGGTCTCGTTGGTGGCGATGGGGCGGCTTTCGCCATAGCCGCGCACGGTCATGTTCGCGGTGTCGATGCCCGTCTCCTCCATGGCCGAGACGATGGCCTGCGCCCGGCTGCGCGACAGTTCGGCATTGAACCCCTCGGACCCCTGCGAATCGGTGTGCCCGCCCGCCTCGATCTGGAACTCGGTGCATTCCTCCATCGCCCTGGCAAAGCGCGCCAGGGTCGGGCCCGGATCGCCCGCGACCGAGGATCTGCTGGGCTCGAAGCCGATCTCGCTTTCCGACATGATCAGGTTCAGCCGGGCCACGCATTCCTCGCCATCGGGCAGGCCCAGGGCCAGGTCCAGCCGCCGGTCATAGCCGATCGCCAGCTCGTAGCGCGCGCCCGCGCCAAGCCGGTCCGACAGCAGCGCCGCCGCGCGGTCGGTCGCATGGGGATCGCCCGAGACGCCGCTCAGCGCGATCATCTCCGGCGTCACCCGCACCTGACCCGATTCCAGCGCGTCCATCGCCTCCAGCCCGGCGATCACGCGGACCGTCCAGCCGCCCGGTACCTGCGCGTCGGTCTGCAGCCCGCTTTGCGCCACCTGAAAGCGCGAGCGGGCAAAGCTGTCCACCGCCTGGCGCATCTGCGTATCGGCGATCCGCCCGCGCATCGACAGGCTGCCGGCGGGGGCCAGGGTGGCCTCGAACTCCACCGGGACGGGGGCGGCCTCGGCCTCCATCAGCCGCGCCTCCAGACGATAGGCCGGGGGCAGGGCGCCCTCCAGCTGGCCCGCGACCAGATCGAAGCGCGCGCGCTCGACGCCCGGGGGCACGACCAGCGCCACGTCGGTATCCGACAGCGTCACCTGCCCCTGGCCCAGGCTGGCGACGGCGGTGATGCCTGCCACCGCCGCATCGGCCCAGTCCTCGGTCGGCGCGCCCAGGCCCAGCACGCAATCGGGCACCGCCGCCAGGCCCGCCGTGCGGGCGGCCTCGGTCACGCGGTCGCGGGCGGCCTCGTCATCCACCGCGCAGGCGTCGAAGCGCGCCCCGTCCCCGTCCATCGCGAAGCGCAGGATGAAGGGCGCGATGACCGGGCGCGGGGCCGAGATCTGCAGGTCCAGGTTCAGGGTCGGGGCCGCCGCCTGCCGCAGCGCGGCCTCCAGCCGGCCCTGATCGGCGCGGTCGGCGGCCAGCGCCGCGACGCGGACATGGCCGGGCGTGATCGAGACCTTGGACTGCCCGGCCATCCCGACCGCCTGCAGCCCAAGGCGCAGGGCGTCGTCCCAGCCCTCGGGGCGGGATGGTTGGCGGCCTCCAGCAGGTCGGTGACCTCGCCGCCCTCCGTGCGCAGCGTGCGCAGGATCGCCGCGCGGTCGGTGCTGGCGGGCACCAGCCCGATCAGCGAGATGCCCTGGTCGCTGCGCAGCAGCTCGATGGTGAAATCCGGCGGCGTCATCGCCTCGACCGAGGCGACGGTCATGCGGTCCAGGATGCGGCCCGCATCCACCACCGTCGCGGCCTGGGTCACGACGCGAAAGCGGTCGACCTCGGAGGGGGCGGTGCCGGTCAGGCGCA
Above is a window of Paracoccus liaowanqingii DNA encoding:
- the sseA gene encoding 3-mercaptopyruvate sulfurtransferase, whose translation is MQDDPKTLVSTDWLAAHLSDPDLRIIDASWHMPASGREARAEYDAAHIPGARFFDIDAISDQRSALPHMAPPVELFISRMRAMGIGDGHQVVIYDSSDVRSAFRVWWTFRLMGKADVAVLDGGLSKWQAEGRPTEDMPPVLRDRHITVQRQAGLVRDVTQVAAASKLDDHHIIDARSPERFRGEAPEPRPGLRSGHIPGARNLPFGRLFHADGTMIDPDALRAAFLEVGVDLTKPAITTCGSGVTAAILSFALERIGHRNHALYDGSWTEWGSYPDLNIATGDA
- a CDS encoding OmpA family protein, yielding MDGDGARFDACAVDDEAARDRVTEAARTAGLAAVPDCVLGLGAPTEDWADAAVAGITAVASLGQGQVTLSDTDVALVVPPGVERARFDLVAGQLEGALPPAYRLEARLMEAEAAPVPVEFEATLAPAGSLSMRGRIADTQMRQAVDSFARSRFQVAQSGLQTDAQVPGGWTVRVIAGLEAMDALESGQVRVTPEMIALSGVSGDPHATDRAAALLSDRLGAGARYELAIGYDRRLDLALGLPDGEECVARLNLIMSESEIGFEPSRSSVAGDPGPTLARFARAMEECTEFQIEAGGHTDSQGSEGFNAELSRSRAQAIVSAMEETGIDTANMTVRGYGESRPIATNETDEGREANRRIEFRLLSPHPVRRAPLPAPVAVSGVTGEIVVPLPDGPPPAMAGAMQGPRLPPAMGPVMPQAMGPMLPEAPAQMQGPQLPHSRDASGMVPMTVGVSEEFQTLEAREESLRVPVLDADPATPRPGARPASVAGRTGAADEATDE
- a CDS encoding amino acid aminotransferase, which produces MLSNLTAQAPDKILMLIEEFKADTRQGKIDLGVGVYKDPQGVTPVMRAVKAAEHRIWETQTTKAYTGLAGEAEYRSALASMILSEVPADRLASVATVGGTGAIRQALELARLANADVRVFVSDPTWPNHLSIMKFMGLPFTQYRYFDAATRGVDFEGMKADIAQAAKGDIVLLHGCCHNPSGANLTLEQWSEVAGILDASGAIPLIDLAYQGFGDGLDADTEGTRLIAARLPEVLIAASCSKNFGIYRERTGLLMALAENTAARDLAQGSMAYLNRQNYSFPPDHGARIVSTILTDEALRADWAAELEEVRNTMLALRDQLATDLRDLSGSDRFDFIAHHRGMFSRLGATPEQVAALKTDAAIYMVSDSRLNIAGLNRDTVPILARAIIDAGI
- the smpB gene encoding SsrA-binding protein SmpB, which gives rise to MAKDDDSKNYKVIAENRRARFDYFIESDLEVGIMLTGSEVKSLRTGQSNIAESYASVEGGELWLVNGYIAALARAGVFGHEERRRRKLLVKSRELARLWQATAREGMTLVPLVMYFNHRGIVKLKIAVAKGKKNHDKRETSANRDWNRQKQRLLKQG
- a CDS encoding P1 family peptidase, which translates into the protein MIPGPRNLITDVAGLRVGNAQDVVLRSGVTVLTADRPLAASVHVMGGAPGTRETDLLAPDKLVGGVDALVLSGGSAFGLAACDGVMEALHAAGRGFAVGPARVPIVPGAIVFDLLNGGDKDWTANPYPALGRAAWTAADPDFLTGSIGAGMGAMTGTLKGGLGSASAVLDSGVTVGALVVVNALGRATVGDGPQFWAAPWELGDEFGGLGLPRHFPAAVEPFPDKRLGEATTIAIVATDAALDKAGLQRMAIAAHDGLARALVPSHTPLDGDLVFAVSTGERPLPDPLVHPLADAFALGHAASCVLARAIARAIHAARPLTGDLQPCWQSRFG
- a CDS encoding thiamine pyrophosphate-binding protein — translated: MRHGGQVLVQALRANGVTRVFSVPGESFLAALDGLHDSGIANVVCRHEGGAAMMAEAAGKLTGRPGVAFVTRGPGATNASAGVHVAQQDSTPMILFVGQIARGDRDREAFQEVDYRAMFAPLAKWVAQIDQTDRIAEYVTRAFHVAQSGRPGPVVLALPEDMLSDRTDSPDLPPARLPLAHVAPEAVQAVADALSSARRPLVVAGGSLWSQAAADDLARFAARWDLPVAVPFRRQDRMDNRLPHYVGDLGVGMNPALGAALAEADVILSLGSRLGDTLTDGYALMDPVRPHARIIHVHPDPDQLGRLWRADPGLVADPRAVVAALTRCEAPAPRWSDWRTRLRGAYEAWQTPRPTPGALRMEQVVTWLAGNLPADAIVTNGAGNYASFLHRYYRWQCFGTQLAPTSGSMGYGLPAAISASLAHPGRMVVCLAGDGCLQMTVNELSTAAQYGATPIVLVANNGRYGTIRMHQERHYPGRVSGTDLFNPDFAALARAYGGHGELVERDEDLAPAFERARLSGRLAVIELRLDPEALTPGATLTQTRHAALEKQA